In Alosa sapidissima isolate fAloSap1 chromosome 11, fAloSap1.pri, whole genome shotgun sequence, a single window of DNA contains:
- the dnajc24 gene encoding dnaJ homolog subfamily C member 24 isoform X2, with amino-acid sequence MTYSCVQTVWQTCPVCLKKQDVLPDSTLTEPTDTHQVQAGHRESGRASQSSAETLCLDWTVLLTQELKQSWPVDAQVSLEDMDWDSDTQSYTYGCRCGGEFIIGTEEMEEEATVCCDTCSLSIEIKRTA; translated from the exons CAGACTGTCTGGCAGACGTGTCCGGTCTGTCTGAAGAAGCAGGACGTTCTGCCGGACAGTACCCTCACAgaacccactgacacacaccagGTTCAGGCAGGTCACAGGGAGTCGGGCAGAGCCAGCCAGTCTTCTGCAGAGACCCTTTGTCTGGACTGGACTGTCCTACTCA CCCAGGAGCTGAAGCAGAGCTGGCCTGTGGATGCTCAAGTCTCCCTTGAGGACATGGACTGGGACAGTG ACACTCAGTCATACACTTATGGCTGTCGTTGTggtggggagttcatcatcggGACAGAGGAGATGGAAGAAGAAGCCACTGTGTGCTGTGACACCTGCTCCCTCAGCATTGAGATTAAGAGGACtgcatga
- the dnajc24 gene encoding dnaJ homolog subfamily C member 24 isoform X3, whose protein sequence is MTYSCVTVWQTCPVCLKKQDVLPDSTLTEPTDTHQVQAGHRESGRASQSSAETLCLDWTVLLTQELKQSWPVDAQVSLEDMDWDSDTQSYTYGCRCGGEFIIGTEEMEEEATVCCDTCSLSIEIKRTA, encoded by the exons ACTGTCTGGCAGACGTGTCCGGTCTGTCTGAAGAAGCAGGACGTTCTGCCGGACAGTACCCTCACAgaacccactgacacacaccagGTTCAGGCAGGTCACAGGGAGTCGGGCAGAGCCAGCCAGTCTTCTGCAGAGACCCTTTGTCTGGACTGGACTGTCCTACTCA CCCAGGAGCTGAAGCAGAGCTGGCCTGTGGATGCTCAAGTCTCCCTTGAGGACATGGACTGGGACAGTG ACACTCAGTCATACACTTATGGCTGTCGTTGTggtggggagttcatcatcggGACAGAGGAGATGGAAGAAGAAGCCACTGTGTGCTGTGACACCTGCTCCCTCAGCATTGAGATTAAGAGGACtgcatga